The following coding sequences lie in one Pseudomonas sp. SL4(2022) genomic window:
- a CDS encoding type VI secretion system protein — MSAVSIGLYVLGALLIIVLLIALFWWLRTQSGTAIRSFYAAVRKMEHDHGIESRYQVPWLMLLGDPRECTQLCADWQLSPVGRSSWFGRWWADPDGAVLVVPQSIFLPHDNNTAPTFVWRRLLGILQRLRGQRPLDGVIWVIPLAQLQDEEQLAADVLVMRRRFAEMLQRLGLSLPVYVIVSGLEALPGFQELLSVLPEDSHDQAFGWSSPYALDANWQSYWLDDAADQLVQATQAAVLESAALRGELNEDLYRLPDQLIDLKNSLRMLLEPIFQGNAQGEAPRLRGIYLSGARATLEDDPLSAVDQSGLRGVFTRQLWIERFQAEQGLAQAVPRILQLRQRWQKTVALSAIVVGIGWGVAMLWVWQERLADARVLSRLLQETHATHQSISTVSSERNQAYTRHNVQSFWLLLQQAPRWHYASLVYPTSWGTSIDDQLDRLLSAMAKRSVVTPLRQLQVDELSRVEAIRITDRRSNVEGAIPDQWPSFVKARMLVNSVMKLERENRLLNSLLLGQQGVVEPLAQLGNDSLGLNLDPTSLRNRAFYDRTLRDLSSSNLAPPDLESMRVEIADQFQGLMKYWLAQYFLADNFVKPAGYLKRYLSDMEGGRDITLNRLEEINAYIAYLEDLIVLTNSAWSHGNNDELTPGYRALMEDVRQSSLLGPATADALDQQAKKLRQDFHTQWIEHTASRGSLLQRQAGGTLMLQESISDLSRSIDSLLKRDFALVALRDPEALLRRGSPIVMTEQRIAQALAYQQSYRDYVAKELALISPDYRAGMLKAAGDTAALAIWSALTRSSERTYDAGMHDTSAFGEQAMYVIQGLTELGRSDLSSDIQMQLTLQAMANVESALSSIDSLALFKQRVEVSDWNGSPNLGLQLYRATDVQDLKSFLDSQFVAVSNSSDAVVQELNWLRSQRNLPLAIQDKVARLASIQEEMVKYKSQNPASAPALFSQLVTRDLIDIDLSSCNQVLSTASLPQGEGDFSRYANGLLNQTLARCHELQLQSAFESWDTLTSYFNQYLAGRFPFAYSLESSDADPARVKHLLELIDTHVESAEKGLQLVPANNRLAAQDFLSRMKQARSWLGPLLIRDKSGVLGVELEVRWRTDREEERGADQVIAWTIRGASQKLGHPGDSGERLRWLVGDPLQLALRWARDSNQRPASDPLQPSMAVNELEAGWEYQGAWSLLRLLRTHVIPQRLPNMDYTDFPLTLQVPVRGTLDANESAQMFMRLSLLSQGSKLPLAIQPLPVVAPSSPFTNSHFSSGAVLP, encoded by the coding sequence ATGAGTGCAGTATCGATTGGTCTCTACGTACTCGGCGCATTGCTGATAATTGTCTTGTTAATTGCGTTGTTCTGGTGGCTGCGCACCCAGTCAGGTACTGCAATTCGTAGTTTTTATGCGGCTGTGCGCAAAATGGAGCATGACCACGGTATCGAATCCCGTTACCAGGTTCCGTGGTTGATGTTGCTGGGAGATCCTCGTGAGTGCACTCAGCTTTGTGCGGATTGGCAGCTGTCCCCAGTAGGTCGTTCATCCTGGTTTGGACGATGGTGGGCTGATCCTGACGGCGCTGTATTGGTGGTGCCACAAAGCATCTTTCTCCCCCACGACAACAACACGGCACCGACATTCGTCTGGCGCAGATTGCTGGGCATTTTGCAGCGGTTGCGTGGTCAGCGCCCGCTAGATGGCGTGATATGGGTTATCCCCCTTGCTCAGCTCCAAGATGAAGAGCAACTGGCCGCGGATGTTTTGGTCATGCGCCGCCGCTTTGCTGAGATGTTGCAACGCTTAGGGCTAAGCCTGCCTGTTTATGTGATTGTCAGCGGCCTTGAAGCCCTACCTGGGTTTCAGGAGTTGCTGAGTGTTTTGCCAGAAGATAGCCATGATCAGGCGTTTGGTTGGTCATCACCATATGCACTCGATGCCAATTGGCAAAGCTACTGGCTGGATGATGCAGCGGATCAGTTGGTCCAGGCCACGCAAGCGGCTGTTTTAGAGTCTGCTGCTCTACGTGGCGAGTTGAATGAGGATCTGTACCGCTTACCGGACCAATTGATCGACCTCAAGAACAGCCTACGCATGCTGTTAGAACCCATTTTCCAGGGTAATGCTCAAGGTGAGGCACCACGCTTACGTGGCATCTATCTCAGTGGAGCGCGTGCAACTCTAGAGGATGACCCGCTAAGCGCTGTCGACCAGAGCGGGCTTCGTGGCGTATTTACCCGTCAGCTATGGATCGAGCGTTTTCAAGCTGAACAAGGGTTAGCTCAAGCTGTGCCGCGTATTCTGCAGTTACGTCAGCGATGGCAGAAGACAGTGGCGCTCAGTGCAATAGTTGTAGGCATCGGATGGGGTGTGGCGATGCTTTGGGTCTGGCAAGAAAGGCTTGCCGATGCACGTGTGCTCAGTCGCTTGTTACAAGAGACCCATGCGACGCACCAAAGCATCAGTACTGTCTCCAGTGAGCGCAATCAGGCCTACACACGACACAACGTTCAAAGCTTCTGGTTGCTATTGCAACAAGCACCGCGCTGGCATTACGCATCGCTTGTATACCCTACTTCGTGGGGCACTTCTATTGATGATCAGCTTGATCGGTTACTCAGCGCCATGGCGAAACGGTCAGTTGTTACGCCGCTCAGGCAACTTCAAGTCGATGAATTGAGTCGTGTTGAGGCCATTCGTATTACCGACCGTCGTTCGAATGTTGAAGGTGCAATACCCGATCAATGGCCAAGTTTTGTGAAAGCACGCATGCTGGTAAACAGCGTGATGAAATTAGAGCGAGAGAACCGTCTTCTTAACAGCTTGTTACTTGGTCAACAGGGCGTGGTGGAGCCGCTGGCTCAATTGGGTAACGATTCATTGGGGCTGAACCTGGACCCCACCAGCTTAAGAAACAGGGCCTTTTACGACCGTACACTGCGTGACCTTAGCTCATCGAACTTGGCTCCACCTGATCTGGAGTCGATGCGTGTAGAGATTGCCGATCAATTTCAGGGGTTGATGAAGTATTGGTTAGCGCAATATTTTCTGGCCGATAACTTTGTTAAACCTGCTGGCTACCTAAAACGCTACCTAAGTGATATGGAGGGTGGCCGAGATATCACGCTAAATCGACTCGAAGAGATTAATGCCTATATCGCTTATCTCGAAGATTTGATTGTGCTAACCAACTCTGCATGGAGTCACGGTAACAATGATGAACTGACGCCTGGTTACCGTGCACTTATGGAGGATGTACGGCAAAGCAGCCTGTTAGGCCCTGCAACGGCGGACGCGTTGGATCAGCAAGCTAAAAAATTACGGCAAGACTTTCATACTCAGTGGATTGAGCACACTGCAAGTCGAGGAAGCTTGCTGCAACGCCAAGCTGGCGGCACTTTAATGTTACAAGAGTCAATCAGCGATCTATCACGCAGCATTGATTCTCTGCTCAAGCGTGATTTTGCTCTTGTCGCGCTTCGTGATCCTGAAGCCTTACTCAGGCGAGGTTCGCCCATTGTCATGACTGAACAGCGAATCGCTCAGGCATTGGCTTATCAACAAAGCTATCGCGATTACGTTGCTAAAGAGTTAGCTCTTATATCCCCCGACTATCGCGCTGGAATGCTTAAGGCGGCCGGAGATACTGCGGCTCTGGCTATTTGGTCGGCGCTCACACGTTCATCTGAACGGACATACGACGCGGGTATGCATGACACCAGCGCATTCGGTGAGCAAGCCATGTACGTCATTCAAGGGCTAACTGAGTTGGGTCGAAGTGACCTGTCGAGTGACATACAAATGCAGTTGACACTGCAGGCCATGGCCAATGTTGAATCGGCACTGAGTTCAATTGACTCGCTTGCGCTCTTTAAGCAACGAGTTGAAGTTTCAGACTGGAATGGGAGTCCAAACCTAGGCCTGCAATTGTATCGTGCAACAGATGTCCAAGATTTGAAGTCATTTTTGGATAGTCAGTTTGTTGCGGTGAGTAATAGCAGCGACGCTGTAGTGCAAGAGTTGAATTGGCTGCGCAGTCAACGCAATCTTCCATTGGCCATCCAGGATAAGGTTGCGCGGCTGGCTTCTATCCAGGAAGAGATGGTTAAGTATAAATCTCAGAATCCTGCCAGCGCGCCAGCGCTGTTTTCGCAATTGGTCACGCGTGACCTGATTGATATTGATCTGAGCAGTTGTAATCAAGTGCTGTCGACTGCCAGCTTGCCACAAGGCGAGGGTGATTTTTCCCGCTATGCCAACGGCTTGCTTAACCAGACGCTGGCACGCTGCCATGAATTGCAATTGCAGAGTGCTTTTGAATCTTGGGACACGCTGACGAGTTATTTCAACCAGTACCTGGCAGGGCGTTTTCCTTTCGCCTACTCCTTAGAAAGCTCCGATGCAGATCCTGCCCGTGTTAAGCATCTTTTGGAACTGATCGACACCCATGTGGAGTCGGCTGAAAAAGGGCTGCAATTGGTTCCCGCCAATAACCGTCTTGCGGCACAAGACTTCCTTTCAAGGATGAAGCAGGCCAGAAGTTGGCTGGGGCCTTTACTCATCCGTGATAAGTCGGGCGTTCTCGGGGTTGAACTAGAGGTTCGTTGGCGAACGGATAGGGAAGAGGAGCGAGGCGCTGATCAAGTTATTGCGTGGACCATTCGCGGCGCAAGCCAGAAGCTTGGCCATCCCGGTGACTCTGGAGAACGATTGCGTTGGCTAGTGGGAGATCCTTTGCAGTTGGCTCTCCGGTGGGCGCGTGACAGCAACCAGCGCCCGGCTAGTGATCCGCTGCAGCCGAGCATGGCTGTGAATGAACTCGAGGCTGGCTGGGAGTATCAGGGGGCCTGGTCACTATTACGCCTGCTGCGAACCCATGTGATCCCACAACGCCTACCGAATATGGATTACACCGATTTTCCCTTGACCTTGCAGGTGCCTGTAAGGGGAACGTTGGATGCGAATGAGTCTGCGCAAATGTTTATGCGTCTTTCGCTCTTGAGCCAAGGAAGTAAGCTGCCTCTTGCGATACAGCCGCTACCGGTTGTGGCACCCAGTTCGCCTTTTACAAACAGCCACTTTTCTAGCGGTGCGGTATTGCCATGA
- a CDS encoding DotU family type IV/VI secretion system protein: MSARSMNLYPSSFGEAPLSLAFRQAWLTWCDARESIKESATDEAKLVELTAELATRTVRHLWRDAFASVGASAPGQVKAMVYAFVALLDERLLFDDWQGRGVWQSRPLEARLYGSRSAGERVPKAIHELLKNRSPSTRDLANVYLQCLLLGFYGALRSERGRALHARWLQALFTLAWQHEPSMSGVITSLEGPAITPPMRLPFRRALPDGLRLMLGVMGLVLLLTLAGHVLWLDIGSELDPALYLFNAPQTENSLE; encoded by the coding sequence ATGTCAGCAAGGAGCATGAACCTTTATCCCTCTTCTTTCGGTGAAGCGCCTTTAAGTCTTGCGTTTCGCCAAGCGTGGTTGACGTGGTGCGATGCGCGCGAGTCGATAAAAGAAAGTGCGACAGATGAAGCGAAGTTGGTCGAGCTGACCGCTGAGCTCGCGACACGCACGGTTCGTCATCTTTGGCGTGACGCCTTTGCCAGCGTCGGGGCTTCCGCGCCCGGCCAAGTCAAAGCCATGGTCTATGCCTTTGTTGCATTGCTTGATGAACGCTTACTGTTCGACGATTGGCAAGGTCGCGGTGTTTGGCAGTCAAGGCCTTTGGAGGCCCGGCTGTATGGTTCGCGTAGTGCTGGAGAGCGCGTACCAAAAGCCATTCATGAATTGCTTAAAAATCGTTCACCCAGTACCCGCGATCTTGCCAACGTTTACTTGCAGTGTTTGTTGTTGGGTTTTTATGGGGCTTTACGAAGTGAGCGTGGTCGGGCGCTGCATGCTCGCTGGCTTCAAGCCTTATTTACCTTGGCCTGGCAACATGAACCAAGTATGTCTGGGGTCATTACCAGTTTGGAAGGTCCGGCCATTACACCGCCGATGCGTTTGCCATTTAGACGTGCATTGCCTGACGGCCTAAGACTGATGCTCGGCGTTATGGGCTTGGTGCTGTTGTTGACGCTTGCTGGCCATGTGTTATGGCTTGATATTGGCTCTGAGCTTGACCCGGCACTTTATTTGTTCAATGCCCCACAGACCGAGAATTCGCTCGAATGA
- the tssK gene encoding type VI secretion system baseplate subunit TssK, with protein sequence MKVLPDAVCWHEGMQLLPQHFQLQALRSEMLAAHFAQTTNPWFWGVSQLDVDPVALCAGLVRIQSVDAILPDGLPVRLEPGSGTKLELDITASVATSEGYTVTVYLAVSPLTRSGQILPLQGRLRSVVGEAMPDLASGEHPEPLTVWHPNLRLVPETERADSVCLPLLKISKEGGGFVRQPYTPPCPLVLPESLIGQEISELCARGREKCIFLAGRLRQAQLADNSDDVEEIRRQLAALWARLPEVEALLNSRVAPPLGLHGLLAGMAGSWSALDLANGVPAFAPLDFLELKRGFDEIIQWLVQILDNVRVGYRCLPFIAINQGFSIHLPDTATRRQRLVIGLRMSAGFGQQAAQEWLGHAVIASENHIATLSRQRMSGLPHQPMSRKEQVSYGLGEDTHLFVIQAWGEWFDPEIPFCLVVSAQAGVVAPWQVVLFTDSSD encoded by the coding sequence ATGAAGGTATTGCCGGACGCAGTTTGCTGGCATGAGGGAATGCAGTTATTACCTCAACATTTTCAGTTACAAGCTTTGCGGTCCGAGATGTTGGCGGCACATTTCGCTCAAACCACTAATCCTTGGTTCTGGGGCGTAAGCCAACTTGATGTTGACCCCGTCGCGCTCTGTGCCGGCTTGGTGCGTATACAGTCTGTTGATGCGATTTTGCCTGACGGGCTGCCTGTGAGGCTGGAACCCGGTAGCGGGACTAAGCTTGAGTTAGACATCACTGCATCCGTTGCCACTTCGGAGGGTTATACCGTCACTGTATACCTGGCCGTTAGCCCGCTGACGCGAAGTGGTCAGATACTTCCATTGCAAGGGCGTTTGCGATCTGTTGTCGGTGAGGCGATGCCTGATCTTGCCAGCGGGGAGCACCCGGAACCTCTTACTGTGTGGCACCCAAATCTGCGCCTGGTGCCAGAAACAGAGCGTGCCGATTCTGTCTGCCTGCCTCTCTTAAAAATCAGTAAGGAAGGTGGAGGGTTTGTTCGCCAGCCTTACACGCCACCGTGCCCGCTTGTGCTTCCTGAATCTTTGATTGGACAGGAGATTTCAGAGCTTTGCGCGCGCGGACGAGAGAAATGTATTTTCCTGGCAGGGCGCCTGCGTCAGGCGCAGCTGGCGGATAACTCTGACGATGTCGAGGAAATTCGCCGCCAACTTGCCGCTCTTTGGGCTCGTCTTCCAGAGGTGGAAGCGCTGCTAAATTCGAGAGTCGCTCCGCCTCTTGGTCTCCACGGCTTACTGGCCGGTATGGCCGGATCCTGGAGTGCACTTGATTTAGCCAACGGCGTGCCGGCATTTGCCCCCCTTGATTTTCTTGAATTAAAACGAGGCTTCGACGAGATCATTCAATGGCTTGTTCAGATACTCGACAATGTCCGTGTTGGTTATCGTTGCCTGCCCTTTATCGCCATAAACCAAGGCTTTTCGATTCACTTACCTGACACGGCCACAAGACGACAGCGTTTGGTGATTGGGCTACGAATGTCCGCAGGGTTTGGTCAACAAGCCGCACAAGAATGGTTAGGGCACGCTGTGATTGCGTCTGAAAATCACATTGCGACGCTGAGCCGGCAACGAATGTCGGGGCTTCCTCATCAACCCATGAGCCGCAAAGAGCAAGTCTCTTATGGCCTCGGAGAGGACACCCATTTATTTGTTATCCAAGCTTGGGGCGAGTGGTTTGATCCTGAGATACCATTCTGCTTAGTCGTGTCTGCACAAGCAGGAGTGGTTGCACCCTGGCAGGTCGTTCTTTTTACAGATAGCTCAGATTGA
- a CDS encoding type VI secretion protein: MTQGRLTPTLLALLFGLMVLLGGCSFWSERVGLSSLTLDVAERANNDTPIAVDFVAIRDPALLKLLSGITASQWFSEREQYQRDYRQLFSVWSLELVPGQFRDVREFPFSGNKASGLLVFAGYNTPGAHRLRLNESGRVWLRFDSREMRLLTDQNR, translated from the coding sequence ATGACACAAGGACGTTTGACACCAACGCTACTGGCGCTTCTGTTCGGCTTGATGGTGCTGCTGGGTGGCTGCTCTTTTTGGTCGGAGAGAGTGGGCCTCAGTAGCCTCACATTAGACGTTGCTGAGCGTGCCAATAACGACACGCCAATCGCCGTCGATTTTGTTGCCATACGAGACCCTGCTTTGCTTAAGCTGCTTTCAGGCATCACCGCGAGCCAATGGTTTTCAGAGCGTGAACAGTACCAACGCGATTACCGGCAGCTATTCTCAGTCTGGAGTCTAGAGCTTGTGCCGGGACAGTTTCGTGATGTTCGGGAATTCCCTTTTTCAGGGAATAAGGCTTCTGGACTTTTAGTGTTTGCCGGCTATAACACTCCAGGTGCGCACCGTTTGCGCCTCAATGAGTCGGGTAGAGTCTGGCTTCGTTTCGACAGCAGGGAGATGCGACTTCTGACTGATCAGAATCGCTAG
- the tssB gene encoding type VI secretion system contractile sheath small subunit codes for MAESTQHKLDRIRPPRVQITYDVEIGSAIEKKELPLVVGILADLSGKPEQPLPKLIDRRFTEIDRDNFNEVLASISPRSTLQVENTITGDGSKLNIELNFRHVDDFDPVNIVKQITPLRRLYEARQRLRDLLTKLDGNDDLDKLLQDVVSNTQGLQEIKATRPEAQSASADSTPSSANAAPKSEPEPATAAAPDADTPTEPQA; via the coding sequence ATGGCAGAAAGTACGCAGCACAAGCTGGATCGGATTCGTCCTCCACGAGTTCAAATCACCTATGACGTTGAGATTGGCAGCGCTATCGAGAAGAAAGAACTGCCTCTCGTTGTCGGAATTCTTGCAGACCTTTCGGGAAAGCCCGAACAGCCCCTTCCCAAGCTCATTGACCGTCGTTTTACCGAGATCGATCGCGATAACTTCAATGAAGTACTCGCTTCTATTTCGCCACGCAGCACCTTGCAGGTGGAGAACACGATCACGGGTGATGGCAGCAAACTCAACATCGAGTTGAATTTCAGGCACGTTGACGATTTCGACCCTGTCAACATCGTCAAGCAAATCACCCCACTGCGCCGTCTTTATGAGGCTCGCCAACGGCTGCGTGATTTGCTCACCAAGCTCGATGGAAACGACGATCTCGACAAACTCCTTCAAGACGTTGTGAGTAACACCCAAGGCTTACAAGAAATCAAAGCGACACGACCTGAAGCTCAATCGGCTTCAGCTGACAGCACCCCAAGCAGTGCCAATGCAGCTCCAAAATCTGAGCCGGAGCCAGCAACTGCTGCTGCCCCAGACGCGGATACTCCGACAGAACCGCAGGCCTAA
- the tssC gene encoding type VI secretion system contractile sheath large subunit — MATQTGASSESSTQTLSLLDRIIADGRMAHDESQQGYARDMLAEFATQVLDEGMAVDKDTVAMINDRISKIDKLISDQLNEVLHHPEMQKLEATWRGLHMLVDKTETSTRLKLRLLNVTQKELQNDLEKAVEFDQSALFKKIYEEEYGTFGGHPFSLLVGDYNFGRHPQDVALLEKLSNVAAAAHAPFIAAASPKLFDMNSFTELAVPRDLSKIFESLELIKWRSFRESEDSRYVSLILPNFLLRLPYGPDTKPVEGMDYVEDVNGTDHSKYLWGNAAWLMAIRITNAFAKYGWCAAIRGAEGGGAVEGLPAHTFRTLSGDLSLKCPTEVAITDRREKELNDLGFISLCHKKNTDIAVFFGGQTTNKARLYNTNEANANARISAMLPYVLAASRFAHYLKVIMRDKIGSFMTRDNVQTYLNNWIADYVLINDNAPQEIKAQYPLREARVDVSEVAGKPGVYRATVFLRPHFQLEELTASIRLVATLPPPAAA, encoded by the coding sequence ATGGCAACACAAACAGGTGCTTCCAGCGAAAGCTCGACTCAAACCCTGAGTTTGCTTGACCGCATCATCGCGGATGGCCGGATGGCTCACGATGAAAGCCAACAAGGCTATGCGCGCGACATGCTGGCTGAATTTGCTACACAGGTCCTTGATGAAGGCATGGCCGTCGATAAGGACACTGTGGCGATGATTAATGATCGAATCAGTAAGATAGATAAGCTAATCAGCGACCAACTCAATGAAGTTTTGCACCACCCAGAGATGCAAAAACTCGAAGCCACATGGCGTGGGTTGCACATGCTGGTCGACAAGACCGAAACCAGTACTCGCCTGAAATTGCGCTTGCTGAACGTCACCCAAAAAGAGCTGCAGAACGACCTGGAAAAAGCTGTTGAGTTCGACCAAAGCGCGCTCTTCAAGAAAATTTATGAAGAGGAATACGGCACGTTTGGCGGGCACCCGTTCAGTCTTTTGGTAGGTGACTATAACTTCGGTCGGCACCCACAAGACGTGGCGCTTCTTGAGAAACTCTCCAATGTCGCCGCTGCAGCTCATGCGCCATTTATCGCTGCCGCAAGCCCAAAACTGTTCGACATGAACAGCTTCACTGAATTAGCTGTGCCACGTGACCTAAGCAAGATTTTCGAGAGCCTAGAACTGATCAAATGGCGCAGCTTCCGTGAAAGTGAAGACTCACGCTATGTATCCCTGATATTGCCAAATTTCTTGCTTCGCTTGCCATATGGCCCGGATACCAAACCAGTTGAAGGCATGGACTACGTGGAGGACGTCAATGGCACTGACCATTCCAAGTACCTGTGGGGAAATGCCGCTTGGCTGATGGCGATCCGTATCACCAATGCATTCGCCAAGTATGGTTGGTGTGCTGCAATTCGTGGTGCTGAAGGCGGTGGCGCAGTTGAAGGCTTACCAGCACACACGTTCCGAACCCTGTCAGGGGATCTGTCGCTTAAGTGCCCGACCGAAGTCGCCATCACTGACCGCCGTGAAAAGGAGCTCAACGACTTGGGCTTTATTTCCTTGTGCCACAAAAAGAACACCGATATTGCGGTTTTCTTCGGCGGCCAGACCACAAACAAGGCCAGGCTTTACAACACCAACGAAGCCAACGCCAACGCACGCATCTCGGCAATGCTGCCCTACGTGCTAGCAGCCTCACGCTTCGCCCATTACCTCAAGGTGATCATGCGCGACAAGATAGGCAGCTTCATGACGCGTGACAACGTGCAGACCTACCTCAATAACTGGATCGCTGATTATGTGTTGATCAATGACAACGCACCTCAGGAGATCAAGGCTCAGTACCCGCTGCGTGAAGCACGTGTGGATGTCTCAGAAGTCGCGGGAAAACCGGGCGTTTACCGCGCCACAGTATTCCTGCGACCTCACTTCCAATTGGAAGAACTGACTGCCTCGATCCGCCTGGTTGCAACCTTACCACCGCCGGCAGCCGCCTAG
- a CDS encoding Hcp family type VI secretion system effector, protein MDAIILDFGDDIKGDSLLEGYTDKIELMSYSHNVAMQVTNDVSNSERTSGKPHIGEFTVTKFVDTSTPSLNEYCCAGKPITKATITIGRNASESDGKLLPFIVYTLDNVVLSNVSVSGGAGGKPVETLSLNFTKIKWELTAQKDDGTKEGTAASTWDLAANKLVK, encoded by the coding sequence ATGGATGCCATTATTCTCGACTTTGGTGACGACATTAAAGGCGACAGCCTGCTTGAGGGCTACACCGACAAGATCGAATTGATGTCTTACAGCCACAACGTGGCCATGCAGGTCACCAACGATGTGAGTAACTCAGAACGTACCTCGGGTAAACCACATATCGGCGAGTTCACCGTCACCAAATTTGTCGATACCTCGACCCCCTCGCTCAACGAATACTGCTGCGCCGGTAAACCCATCACGAAAGCCACCATCACCATCGGCCGCAACGCCTCCGAAAGCGACGGCAAGCTGCTGCCATTTATCGTCTATACCCTCGACAACGTGGTGCTCTCCAACGTCAGCGTCAGCGGCGGAGCCGGCGGCAAGCCGGTGGAAACCCTGTCGCTGAATTTCACCAAGATCAAATGGGAGCTTACCGCGCAGAAGGACGATGGCACCAAGGAAGGTACTGCTGCGTCTACCTGGGATCTGGCAGCCAACAAGCTTGTCAAGTAA
- the tssE gene encoding type VI secretion system baseplate subunit TssE — MRAPLLERLSAQADEAPIFDHKVLAESVCQELMRLLNTRRPQRVAGQPLTLLDYGIGDWAALQALRAEDRRLLLREVRAAVHHFEPRLQLSNIDVEPLPGQPQRLSIRLTGKLRSGQRTWPALFLLSPGEDGMEVRHE, encoded by the coding sequence GTGCGTGCGCCCCTTCTCGAGCGTCTCTCCGCCCAGGCGGATGAGGCGCCGATCTTTGACCACAAGGTCTTGGCCGAATCCGTTTGCCAGGAGTTGATGCGCTTGCTCAATACCCGTCGTCCGCAGCGTGTTGCGGGTCAACCACTGACACTACTCGATTACGGCATTGGTGACTGGGCCGCCCTGCAAGCCTTGCGCGCCGAAGATCGGCGTCTTCTGTTGCGCGAGGTACGTGCCGCCGTGCACCACTTCGAGCCGCGCTTGCAACTCAGCAACATCGACGTTGAGCCCCTGCCTGGCCAACCTCAGCGCTTGTCCATTCGCCTGACTGGAAAACTGCGCAGCGGACAACGCACCTGGCCGGCCTTGTTTCTCCTCAGCCCGGGCGAGGACGGCATGGAAGTCCGCCATGAGTGA